The following proteins are co-located in the Sphingorhabdus pulchriflava genome:
- a CDS encoding zincin-like metallopeptidase domain-containing protein — protein EELCAELTSAFLCAALGIVPTVRHADYLGSWLAVLRADNRAIFKAASHASKAADFLLAFVRESESSLARAA, from the coding sequence CGAGGAACTTTGCGCCGAATTGACATCGGCATTCCTGTGCGCCGCGCTTGGGATCGTCCCGACCGTGCGCCATGCCGATTACCTTGGTTCGTGGCTGGCCGTGTTGCGCGCCGACAATCGCGCAATCTTCAAAGCCGCCAGCCACGCCAGCAAGGCCGCTGACTTTCTCTTGGCCTTCGTTCGGGAAAGCGAATCCAGTCTGGCGCGCGCGGCATGA